From Candidatus Tanganyikabacteria bacterium:
GTGTTGAACATCTCGCAGATGACGACCAGGCTCGATGTCAAGGCGATGGCCGAGAGCTCAAGCGGCTTGATGGCAAGCCAGATGCCGAGGGCGAACGCGCAGAAGCCCACCGCCACGTGGGTGCGCATGTTGCGCTGGGTCCGCAACATGAAGTAGATACCAGCCGACGCATACCGGAGGCTCTCCAGCAGTCCGTGCGCCTTGTACCTCAAGTGGGAGACGACTCTTTCAGGACGGGCGAAAACCGCGGCGGCCCGGATCGCCCGCCGACCCGTCCACCGCTCCGGAACCATGCCCCTATCGTACCCCCAGGCGGCCGAACCTGGGGCGAGCGCGGCGCGGATCGGCAAGGAACTTAACGTTCGAGGCCCCATCCCGCCAACAACTCGCGCTGCCGCGCCCGCATGCGGGCATCGTCCTCGGGAGTCTCGTGATCCTCGCCCAGCAGGTGCAGCAGGCCGTGGACCAGCAGGAAACCTAGCTCCCGGTCGAGCGAGTGGCCGTACTCCGCGGCCTGGCGCCGGGCCGTGTCGACCGAGACGACGATGTCGCCCAGCACCCGGGCCGCAGGCCCGGGCAGGCCCTCGTTCTCCAGCGGGAACGAGAGCACGTCGGTAGGTTGGTCCTTACCTCGCCAGCGCGCGTTGAGCCCCTGGATCTCCTCGTCGTCGACGAAAACGACCGACAACTCCGTCTCGTCAGGAAGGCCACAGCGCACCATGGCCTCCAGCAACCGATCCCGCCAGACCTTTGCGTGGGCCTCGCTCACGAGGCCCACGTGGCTAGCGACCAGCGCCTCCAACTCGCTTCCTCTCTTTCCGGCCTTCCTGCAAGCGCGCCTTCTCCTCCCGCTCCTGCACCTGGTCGGGATACTCGATGCGCTGGTGGTAGAGGCCCAGCAAGACCCGCAGGAACGCCTGGATGATCTTCTCGATCTCCTGGAGGGTCAAGGGCGCCTCGGATAGTTCGCCCTCGCCCAGGCGCTTGTTGATGATGCGCCGCACCGTCGCCTCGATCTGCTCGGGCATGGGCCGCGTCAGGGTGCGCGTCGTGGCCTCGATGCCGTCGGCGAGCATGACGATGGCCGTCTCCTTGGTGTTGGGGCGCGGCCCGGGATAGCGGTAGTGCTCTTCCTCGACCTCCTCGACGCCCTCCGACTGGGTGGCCTTGTGGTAGAAGTACGCCACCAGGCTGCAACCGTGGTGCATCGGAATGAAATCGGCTACCTGCTGGGGCAGGCGGTACTGCCTCGCAAGCTCTATGCCCTCCTTGACGTGCGCCGTGATCACCAGGCTGCTCAGGCGGGGCGAGATGTTGTCGTGCTGGTTGCCCATGCCCTGCTGGTTCTCGATGAAGAAGTAGGGCCGCTTGGTCTTCCCGATGTCGTGGTAGTAAGCCCCGACTCGCACCAGCAGGGGATCGGCGCCGATCGCTTCCGCGGCCGCCTCGCCCAGGTTGCCCACCAGGATCGAGTGGTGGTAGGTGCCCGGCGCCTTGAGAAGGAGATGGCGCAGCAGTTCCTGGGCGGGGTTTGCCAGCTCCAGGAGGGTGAACGCGGTCGTGATGCCGGTCAGGCGCTCCAGGTACGGCAGGACGCCCATCACCAGTACCGCGGCGATCGGGCCCGAAAGCGCCGCCAGGCCCAGGTTGCGGACCCAGGCCTCGAGCTCCCAGGTGCCCACCAGGGGGCCCGCGAGCGCCATTCCCAGGGCCATCGCGAGGCCGGCCCGGATGCCGGCCTTGCCCACATCCCAGCGTTCGCGGATGCGGCGCACCGACACGATGCCGACCCAGGAGCCGGCCAGGCCGACCAGCAGGAACATCGCGCCCTGCCAGGGCATCAGCGCAAGCGGGACGGCGACGGCGACCGTCGCCGCGATGGCCACGCGCCAGTTGACGAAGACGGCCAGGAGCATGGCCACGGCCGGCAAGGGGTTGAGAGCCGGCGGGGCGCCCACCGTCCGCAGCAGCAGGACCAGACCCAGATACGACAGCACCACCATCGCCAGGAGGTAGCGGTGGCGCGGTGAG
This genomic window contains:
- a CDS encoding HDIG domain-containing protein, which codes for MREVHIAQAGPQGGAAPDSPPPGRLERLQAAFGRLRQVLAGPWWVAGIAWAIATTLLLFINDRWFARWPYETLEAVLPEIGVAGLVAGILVLFGTYLRAYEPDVARSPRHRYLLAMVVLSYLGLVLLLRTVGAPPALNPLPAVAMLLAVFVNWRVAIAATVAVAVPLALMPWQGAMFLLVGLAGSWVGIVSVRRIRERWDVGKAGIRAGLAMALGMALAGPLVGTWELEAWVRNLGLAALSGPIAAVLVMGVLPYLERLTGITTAFTLLELANPAQELLRHLLLKAPGTYHHSILVGNLGEAAAEAIGADPLLVRVGAYYHDIGKTKRPYFFIENQQGMGNQHDNISPRLSSLVITAHVKEGIELARQYRLPQQVADFIPMHHGCSLVAYFYHKATQSEGVEEVEEEHYRYPGPRPNTKETAIVMLADGIEATTRTLTRPMPEQIEATVRRIINKRLGEGELSEAPLTLQEIEKIIQAFLRVLLGLYHQRIEYPDQVQEREEKARLQEGRKERKRVGGAGR
- a CDS encoding diacylglycerol kinase family protein, with product MVPERWTGRRAIRAAAVFARPERVVSHLRYKAHGLLESLRYASAGIYFMLRTQRNMRTHVAVGFCAFALGIWLAIKPLELSAIALTSSLVVICEMFNTAVENAVDLATHRRHPLAKAAKDVAAAAVLIAALTAVVVGALLLGPPLYARILEWLAR
- the ybeY gene encoding rRNA maturation RNase YbeY; amino-acid sequence: MGLVSEAHAKVWRDRLLEAMVRCGLPDETELSVVFVDDEEIQGLNARWRGKDQPTDVLSFPLENEGLPGPAARVLGDIVVSVDTARRQAAEYGHSLDRELGFLLVHGLLHLLGEDHETPEDDARMRARQRELLAGWGLER